From one Nonomuraea polychroma genomic stretch:
- the pgeF gene encoding peptidoglycan editing factor PgeF, with translation MELAPGVHVAITDRHGGVSAPPYGSRNLGGMVGDDPAAVRANRAGLAAELDVRAVVYMRQVHSADVAYVSEPFGDDPPPLDGVFTTEPGLALASLGADCPAVLVADPEARMVGAAHSGRPGTEAGIAAALVAAMAAKGAAPGRMVALVGPGACGRCYEVPAALREQVASKVPETWSTTSWGTPALDLRAGIEAQLRAAGLADIRHDARCTIESEELYSHRREQPGGRFAGLIWLV, from the coding sequence ATGGAACTGGCCCCTGGAGTTCACGTCGCCATCACCGATCGGCACGGCGGCGTCAGCGCCCCGCCATACGGCTCCCGCAACCTCGGCGGCATGGTCGGCGACGACCCCGCGGCCGTGCGGGCCAACCGTGCGGGCCTGGCGGCCGAGCTGGACGTGCGGGCCGTCGTCTACATGCGCCAGGTCCACAGCGCCGACGTCGCGTACGTGAGTGAGCCCTTCGGCGACGACCCGCCGCCACTCGATGGTGTGTTCACCACCGAGCCGGGGCTGGCGCTGGCCTCGCTCGGAGCCGACTGCCCTGCGGTGCTGGTGGCCGACCCGGAGGCCCGGATGGTCGGCGCCGCGCACTCCGGCCGGCCCGGCACCGAGGCCGGCATCGCCGCCGCCCTGGTGGCGGCCATGGCCGCCAAGGGCGCCGCGCCGGGCAGGATGGTGGCGCTGGTCGGGCCCGGCGCCTGCGGTCGCTGCTACGAGGTGCCCGCCGCGCTGCGCGAGCAGGTGGCGTCGAAGGTCCCCGAGACCTGGTCCACGACGTCGTGGGGCACGCCCGCTCTCGACCTGCGGGCCGGCATCGAGGCCCAGCTCAGGGCGGCAGGGCTGGCGGACATCCGCCACGACGCCCGCTGCACGATCGAGTCGGAAGAGCTCTACTCCCACCGCCGCGAGCAGCCCGGCGGCCGCTTCGCGGGGCTCATCTGGCTGGTCTAG